The proteins below are encoded in one region of Brevinematia bacterium:
- a CDS encoding alpha-amylase domain-containing protein: protein MRRLRFVMLALVVVISLVLVSEVNGWRIMQAFYWNVPTGTPSWYSNVYLKVGECVTDKIDCFYLPPPQKCISWDNNGYEPYDYYDLGAYNQKGATQVRYGTQAQLKALISRIKSFSGVKVMADIVINHNSGGASQYNPFVGSNTWTDFSGVASGRFLRSYYDFHPNDLHSTDGYGTFAGMPDLCQDKEYVKTNITAWLNWLKNTANAGFDFWRLDYVQGYAPWVAQYIHDNTGSPFIIGEYWSSDRNAINSWLNSVNRANVKAFDFPLFYTLKSMCNTTGGSFNMANLSGAGLVGINPLKAVTFVENHDTDVSDPIIYDKMMAYAYTLTAEGDSCVFWKDYYVYNLRRTDALGIRQLLWVNWRLAGGTTTVLYTSSDLYIAQRNGYGSNPGLIVVINDHPSSWLGATVSTKWTNTTLHCYAWNGKDTAQPAQKTTDSSGRTDLWAAPRGYAVYAPVGY, encoded by the coding sequence ATGAGGCGGTTGAGGTTTGTGATGTTAGCGCTAGTGGTAGTAATATCACTAGTGCTGGTGAGCGAGGTGAATGGTTGGAGAATAATGCAAGCATTCTACTGGAATGTCCCAACTGGAACACCTTCATGGTACTCCAATGTGTATCTTAAGGTTGGTGAGTGTGTAACTGACAAGATTGATTGTTTCTATCTACCGCCACCGCAGAAGTGTATCTCTTGGGACAACAACGGTTATGAGCCTTATGACTACTATGACCTTGGGGCTTACAATCAGAAAGGTGCTACTCAAGTAAGGTATGGTACTCAAGCTCAGCTGAAGGCTCTTATTTCTAGGATAAAGTCTTTTAGTGGTGTTAAAGTTATGGCTGATATAGTCATAAACCACAACAGTGGTGGTGCGTCCCAGTATAACCCCTTTGTTGGTAGTAATACTTGGACTGACTTTTCGGGTGTAGCAAGTGGTAGGTTCTTAAGGAGTTACTATGATTTCCATCCGAATGATTTGCATTCGACTGACGGGTATGGCACATTTGCCGGTATGCCTGATCTTTGTCAAGACAAGGAATATGTGAAGACCAATATTACTGCATGGCTTAACTGGCTGAAGAATACTGCGAATGCTGGGTTTGATTTCTGGAGACTTGACTATGTGCAAGGTTATGCACCTTGGGTTGCTCAGTATATTCATGACAACACAGGATCACCATTTATTATTGGCGAGTATTGGAGTAGCGATAGGAATGCTATTAACAGTTGGCTCAATAGTGTAAACAGAGCTAATGTTAAGGCATTTGATTTTCCCCTCTTCTACACATTGAAAAGTATGTGCAATACTACTGGTGGCTCGTTTAATATGGCGAATCTCAGTGGAGCTGGGCTTGTAGGAATAAACCCATTGAAGGCAGTTACATTTGTTGAGAATCACGATACAGATGTGAGTGACCCTATCATTTATGACAAGATGATGGCATATGCTTATACGCTTACAGCGGAAGGAGATAGTTGTGTGTTCTGGAAGGATTATTATGTTTACAACCTAAGGAGGACTGATGCTCTAGGGATAAGGCAATTGCTGTGGGTTAACTGGAGGCTTGCTGGTGGGACTACAACTGTTCTCTACACAAGTTCAGATCTTTATATAGCCCAGAGAAACGGATATGGCTCTAACCCAGGGTTGATAGTTGTAATAAACGATCATCCCAGTTCTTGGCTTGGGGCTACTGTTAGCACTAAATGGACCAATACCACTCTGCATTGTTATGCATGGAATGGTAAGGACACTGCTCAACCTGCGCAGAAGACTACTGATAGTAGTGGACGTACGGACCTTTGGGCAGCACCCAGAGGTTATGCTGTTTATGCTCCAGTAGGATATTAG
- a CDS encoding divergent polysaccharide deacetylase family protein: MKESIFISVISYILAVVLIVVGVPLISEVLYSSFSEEISRGDHKKEYKVYHEYPELPSPSGKLTNENKLDGEVSESNSFGLDERTEGLLKRDKPIICIVIDDFGYSLEEYVVKAIKDLPITISIIPFLERSKEVYQIARRFGKEVILHIPMEAYRNEGNEKRYIRTSMSEEQIVSFLEEAFQEIDAEGINNHMGSKATEDERVMTAVISFLRKKNKFFLDSITTPNTVGMRKARECGMVPLKRDIFLDNYSTRYHILDQLENMEKIARTKGYCIAIGHARKGTLHTLAKWYHKNKDKYYFLSLGDLYKSLDFEKKKLGLKSAFPLLNCTTLH, translated from the coding sequence TATATAGTTCCTTCTCTGAAGAGATCTCAAGGGGGGATCACAAAAAAGAGTACAAGGTATACCATGAGTATCCTGAACTACCCTCACCTTCAGGAAAACTAACTAATGAGAACAAACTAGACGGTGAAGTTTCGGAAAGCAACTCTTTTGGACTAGATGAGAGAACTGAAGGCTTACTGAAAAGAGATAAACCCATAATCTGTATAGTGATAGATGACTTTGGCTACTCTCTTGAGGAGTATGTGGTGAAGGCGATTAAAGACCTTCCAATAACAATAAGCATAATTCCTTTTCTAGAGCGTTCTAAGGAGGTTTACCAGATAGCAAGGAGGTTTGGAAAGGAAGTGATCCTCCATATTCCTATGGAAGCTTATAGAAATGAAGGAAATGAGAAAAGGTATATAAGAACCAGCATGAGCGAAGAGCAGATTGTATCCTTCCTTGAGGAAGCATTTCAGGAAATAGATGCAGAAGGTATTAATAACCACATGGGATCTAAAGCCACCGAGGATGAGAGAGTTATGACTGCAGTAATCTCCTTTCTCAGAAAGAAGAACAAATTTTTCCTAGATTCTATTACAACTCCGAACACCGTAGGTATGAGAAAAGCTAGAGAGTGTGGTATGGTCCCTTTGAAGAGAGACATATTTCTGGATAACTACTCTACAAGATACCATATTCTTGATCAGCTTGAGAATATGGAAAAGATTGCTAGGACAAAGGGTTATTGCATAGCAATAGGTCACGCAAGAAAAGGAACATTGCATACATTAGCTAAATGGTATCACAAAAACAAAGATAAATACTACTTCCTCAGTCTTGGGGACCTTTACAAGTCATTGGACTTTGAGAAGAAAAAACTGGGTCTAAAATCAGCTTTTCCCCTCTTAAATTGCACAACATTGCACTAG